A DNA window from Palaemon carinicauda isolate YSFRI2023 unplaced genomic scaffold, ASM3689809v2 scaffold2, whole genome shotgun sequence contains the following coding sequences:
- the LOC137635932 gene encoding heterogeneous nuclear ribonucleoprotein H3-like isoform X3 yields the protein MGEGEGDNHSDDTVIRVRGLPWSATVEDILKFFDGVTIKNGRDGVHLTLSREGRPSGEAYIEVATEDDVALAEKKHNQHMGRRYIEVFKAKRSEMEWVVKRTGYGTLGGEDEGCVRLRGLPFGCSKEEISQFFNGLEIVPNGIALPTDYQGRHTGEAYVQFINKDVADKALEKHKEKIAHRYIEIFRSNMGEIRAAMSPKMPRPMGPMGGYNNRPTPYDTRDRFGGMNRYGMGGRGRTRGYNDFDDGPGWGGSGGYNDGPGWQNGRGGGRGGPGGMKGNFGGRGNWNDTGHCVHMRGLPFRATEMDIADFFRPLNPVNIHIIMDNQNRPSGEADIEFATHDDAVKAMSKDKANMQHRYIELFLNSTPGGNMGGPGGPMGGPGGPMGGPGGPMGGPGSGSFGGGGGGGGNFGSGGFGGGYGGGSRMGGGGNFGGGGYGNNEGMGGGGMGSGGMGGGGMGGGGMGGGGLGGNLGGGLSGSLRGMGGGGGTGFTTSSFSNGYNPNSGFGPGNQMSGNNYNSFC from the exons ATGGAGTTACTATAAAAAATGGAAGGGATGGAGTGCACCTGACGTTATCGCGGGAAGGTCGTCCTAGTGGAGAGGCTTACATTGAAGTGGCAACCGAGGATGACGTTGCTTTAGCCGAGAAGAAACACAATCAGCATATGGGGAGACGATATATTGAAG TATTCAAAGCGAAGAGGTCAGAAATGGAGTGGGTTGTCAAAAGAACGGGCTACGGAACCCTGGGGGGCGAGGACGAAGGCTGCGTACGTTTGAGAGGTTTACCATTCGGGTGTTCAAAAGAAGAAATATCACAGTTTTTTAATG GGTTGGAGATAGTTCCGAACGGGATAGCTCTGCCTACCGACTACCAGGGGCGGCATACGGGGGAGGCATACGTTCAGTTTATAAACAAAGATGTTGCGGATAAGGCCCTTGAGAAGCATAAGGAAAAGATAGCGCACAG ATATATAGAAATCTTCAGATCAAACATGGGTGAGATTAGAGCAGCGATGAGTCCAAAAATGCCCAGACCTATGGGCCCAATGGGAGGTTACAATAATAGACCCACTCCTTATGATACTCGAGATCGGTTTGGTGGCATGAATAGGTATGGCATGGGAGGCCGAGGTCGCACAA GAGGTTACAATGATTTTGATGACGGGCCTGGCTGGGGCGGATCCGGTGGTTACAACGATGGGCCTGGTTGGCAaaatggcagaggtggtggacGTGGGGGTCCAGGAGGAATGAAG GGAAACTTCGGTGGGCGAGGTAATTGGAATGATACTGGTCACTGCGTCCACATGCGAGGTCTCCCTTTCCGAGCTACCGAAATGGATATTGCTGAT TTTTTCAGACCCCTCAATCCTGTAAATATTCACATCATTATGGATAACCAGAATCGTCCCTCAGGTGAAGCAGATATTGAATTTGCCACTCATGATGATGCTGTAAAGGCCATGTCTAAG GATAAGGCCAATATGCAACATAGATACATCGAATTATTTTTAAATTCTACCCCCGGTGGAAACATGGGTGGTCCCGGTGGTCCCATGGGTGGACCCGGGGGACCCATGGGAGGTCCCGGAGGACCCATGGGTGGTCCCGGCTCTGGTagttttggtggtggtggtggtgggggcggCAACTTTGGCAGTGGGGGATTTGGAGGAGGCTACGGAGGTGGCAGTCGAATGGGCGGAG gtggTAACTTCGGCGGCGGTGGATACGGCAACAATGAAGGAATGGGCGGCGGAGGAATGGGGAGTGGTGGCATGGGGGGAGGAGGGATGGGAGGGGGTGGGATGGGCGGCGGCGGCCTAGGTGGTAACCTAGGGGGCGGTCTATCAGGGAGCCTAAGAGggatgggtgggggtgggggcacCGGTTTCACCACCAGTAGCTTCAGCAACGGATATAATCCCAACAGTGGATTTGGTCCTGGTAATCAGATGTCAGGAAATAACTATAATAGTTTTTGTTAA